CAGGTGGGGTGTCAGTGCCGCCGGCCTGTAGTGGTTGAAGTCCTTGTGGTGTGAGATCTTGGGCACCTGGACCACGCAGGACATGGTTGTGAGTGTGGGGCCTTGTGGGTGGAGGGGAGGTGTGATGGTAGGAGAGCTGTGGTGGAGCAGTAAAGAGGGGGGATGCAGTGGGGGTGGTGCAGTCAGCAGGGGGTGCAGACAGATGCAGTGGTGGCTGCTGCAGGGTGGACTGGGCTGGGGGAGGGGTGGGTGGCTGGTTAAACCTGTTAACCCTTTGACGcataacatgggtcaaaagtgacccaaaaccaatggaaaatgggtatctcctaaTGTGgtctatgcatcaaagggttaaagaaggTGTTCAGGTCATTCATCCATTTCTGGTCCTGTTTCAGTTCAGTCTTGGGGTCTTTGTGGCCAGAGATGGTGTTCAGGCCCCTCCAGACCCCGCTGACAttattctgcagcagctgatcctctatcttcttcttgtgttttcaaCTGCATCCCACTATTAACATATTGGATTTCACTGATGAGTCAAATCAGCAGTACAgtaaacaacagtaaaataagaataaCATTAAAATCCAAATGTCCTGACAGGTTTGAAGGCTTAAAATAACAGCAGCTTTGTTCAGACAGATTTTAATGGATCCACATCAAACATGTCTTTGTGGTGTGCAGAAAAGTACCCAATTGTGTTTGCCATTAGATTCTTTGTGATCGTATGTCCACTGTGAAACAATGTGTTCATAGAAATGTCCAGTCATTTGTAGATGCTTGTAtcattcctgctgctgtgtcGTGGCTCTCAGACTTCATTTTTAAACCATGAAATTCTTTTTGCATCAAACATTTGACTCTTGAGCTGAATTTGTTGGAGACAGCCAGTCCTGGACAAAGTGACAGATGTGTGTTCTCCCATCATCACAGTAGTAACCACTATCTTTTGTCCCTTTGTCTCTCCAGAGCTCCCACAGTCTTATGTCTGTGAGAATGAGAAGACTCTCATTGACCATCAGCCCCATGACCAGGAGAGAAACTCCATGGTGGACCATGATGACCCAGAGCCTCCACTGATTAAAGATGAGCAGGAGGAACTCTGCACCAGTGTGGACCAATCAAACCCAGAGATTTCTCGAATTAAAAGAGAACAGGAAGAATTCTGCACCAAACGGAACCAGTCAAACTCAGAGCTTGCTCACATGAAAAAGGAACAGGATGAACTCTGCACCAGTCTGGGCCAATCATACCCAGTGTTTCCACAAATTAAAAAGGAACCGGAGGAACTCTGCTGCAGTCAGGAGGAAGAGCAACTTGGATTGAAACAGGAGACTGATACCATTGTGATGACTCCTGATGATGAGGAAAGTGACCACAGTGAACCAAAATCAAACACTGATCAGCTCCTGTTTCACATCTCTTGTGCAGCTGAGAGCCCAGATCAGGAAGGAAGCAAGGATGTAGACTCAGGATCAACTAGACATGTCAAGCTGAAGCCAAGACATCACAGTACCAGCAGTCAAAGTAATGATGTAGACAGTGCTCCAACGTCAGAGAGACAGTGTGACAATGACAAGGCAAAAAAATCCCTAATATGTGATATTTGTGGAAGAGCTTGTAAGTATAAGTCAGAGTTAATCACACATCACAGaacccacacaggtgagaagccatattCTTGTGTAACCTGTGGAAAAAGCTTCAGTCGACAAACCAGTTTGACTGTCCACATGAGATGTCACACCGGTGAGAAGCCGTATTCTTGTGGTACATGTGGAAAAAGTTTCATTCAACCTTCCAATTTGGCTGCCCACATGAGaagtcacacaggtgagaagccgtattCTTGTGGTACATGTGGAAAAAGCTTCAGTCAACGGTGCACTGTGACTGCCCACATGAGatgtcacacaggtgagaagccgtatgCTTGTAACACCTGCGGAAAAAGATTCAGTCAACAGACCAATGTGACTACCCACATGAGatttcacacaggtgagaagccatatgtttgtaacacctgtggaaaaaGATTTTCTCACTCATCAGCACATAACAAGCacatgaaaattcacaaaatggGAAAGTCGTATTCTTGTGGAACCTGTGGAAAAAGCTTCATTCAGCGTTCCCATTTGACTGACCACATGAGaatccacacaggtgagaagtcGTGATCCTGAAACATCTGTGGAAAACTTAGCATCAGAACTAAGCTTGAAACAACATGTAAGAATTGATACAGGTTAAAAGTAGCTCCCTGAAATTTAAAGCACCTTTAGACTGTGCTTCAACAACAATTGTGAGAAAGTATGTAAGCAGTCCTTGATGATTAGACCAGATGGAGTCTggactgtggtggtggtggagcagTCAGAAGAACCAAACTGAATATCTGGATGGATATGGTGTTAGTACAGACTGCTATATTTCTGCTATCATGACATCCTTCATCAGCAGAGCAGTGATTTGAGATATTATGAAGCTGTTTGGAACATTTTCACATCCTGCTGAAAGAACATGGCTGTTCAGGTGTGAACATACTGCTGGAATCTACACAGCTTGGGTTCTGCTGTCTTTCAAGTAAAAGGAGGCAACAAGATACTGAGACATTGTG
Above is a genomic segment from Amphiprion ocellaris isolate individual 3 ecotype Okinawa chromosome 6, ASM2253959v1, whole genome shotgun sequence containing:
- the LOC111578591 gene encoding zinc finger protein 578-like, coding for MFSVEYLRELIRDRLTAAAGEIFTEFEKSIVQYQEEIDRQRRLLDVIWKPHIPLQSIDEKGICAEGRSLHHRPRCWAGRRTTAGPMMSSPGVADDKGPTSPGSSSELPQSYVCENEKTLIDHQPHDQERNSMVDHDDPEPPLIKDEQEELCTSVDQSNPEISRIKREQEEFCTKRNQSNSELAHMKKEQDELCTSLGQSYPVFPQIKKEPEELCCSQEEEQLGLKQETDTIVMTPDDEESDHSEPKSNTDQLLFHISCAAESPDQEGSKDVDSGSTRHVKLKPRHHSTSSQSNDVDSAPTSERQCDNDKAKKSLICDICGRACKYKSELITHHRTHTGEKPYSCVTCGKSFSRQTSLTVHMRCHTGEKPYSCGTCGKSFIQPSNLAAHMRSHTGEKPYSCGTCGKSFSQRCTVTAHMRCHTGEKPYACNTCGKRFSQQTNVTTHMRFHTGEKPYVCNTCGKRFSHSSAHNKHMKIHKMGKSYSCGTCGKSFIQRSHLTDHMRIHTGEKS